One genomic window of Channa argus isolate prfri chromosome 5, Channa argus male v1.0, whole genome shotgun sequence includes the following:
- the LOC137127001 gene encoding arf-GAP with coiled-coil, ANK repeat and PH domain-containing protein 3-like isoform X6 — protein MTVDFEECIKDSPRFRAGIDDVETDVVEIEAKLDKLVKLCSGMIEAGRAYVSANKLFVNGIRDLSQQCKKEEMISECLEKCGESLQEIVNYHTILFDQAQRSIKQQLHTFIKEDVRKFKDTKKQFDRVREDMELAQVKNAQAPRNKVHEAEEATQALILSRKAFRHLALDYVLQINVLQAKKKFEILDAMLSFMRAQYTLFQQGFNILDEIDPYMKKLAEQLDQLVIDSAVEKREMEHKHALIQQRTLMQDFAYDDPRLEFNVDAPNGVVMEGYLFKRASNAFKTWNRRWFSIQNSQLVYQKKFKDSLTVVVEDLRLCSVKPCEDNERRFCFEVVSPTKSCMLQAESEKLRQAWIQAVQASIASAYKDIGENYYIERLDRTASPSTSSIDSASEPREKGERADRGVRGGGDSLLQRVQSLPGNELCCDCGQTAPCWASINLGVLLCIECSGIHRSLGVHCSKVRSLTLDSWEPELLKLMCELGNTVINQIYEGGCEELGAKKPGPSSSRQEKEAWIKSKYVEKRFLKKMSGSAALVEGDRKSRQWTVKKCQRRNSSARAPNKARRKYHRYEPGSASPANLSAAAAKFRRDSLFCPDELDSLFSYFDTGSGPRSPAGLSSDSGLGGSTDGSTDILVFGSVVDSVTEEEEESEESSSGEVEIEQEVSSDPDDPRELHPGALLHRSSHLHNLPLMAEALAHGADVHAASEEEEGKTPLIQAVIGGSLIACEFLLQNGADVNQRDMRGRGPLHHATYLGHTGQVCLFLKRGASQTEMDEQGHDPLSIAVQAANADIVTLLRLARMNEEMREAEAPLGQPGVDSGSRRVKAKDVRDRVTSPVLMSFASFLSSRLSSPRS, from the exons TGTCCCAGCAGTGCAAGAAAGAGGAGATGATTTCG GAATGCCTTGAAAAGTGTGGAGAAAGCCTCCAGGAGATCGTCAACTATCACACG ATTTTGTTTGACCAGGCTCAGCGATCGATTAAGCAGCAGCTTCATACCTTCATTAAAGA GGATGTGCGTAAATTCAAAGACACTAAGAAGCAGTTTGACCGTGTGCGTGAGGACATGGAGCTGGCCCAGGTCAAGAACGCCCAGGCACCGAGGAACAAAGTCCATGAAGCGGAGGAGGCCACACAGGCCCTTATCCTCAGCCGCAAAGCCTTCAGACACCTGGCTCTAGACTATGTACTACAG atcaaTGTGCTTCAGGCCAAAAAGAAGTTTGAAATCCTGGATGCA ATGCTGTCCTTCATGCGAGCGCAGTACACTTTATTCCAACAAGGTTTCAACATCTTGGACGAGATTGACCCCTATATGAAAAAATTGGCAGAACAG CTGGATCAGCTGGTCATTGACTCAGCAGTGGAGAAGCGAGAGATGGAGCACAAACACGCCCTCATCCAGCAAAGA ACATTGATGcag GACTTTGCATATGATGACCCCAGGCTGGAGTTTAATGTGGATGCACCCAACGGTGTGGTCATGGAGGGCTACCTCTTCAAAAGGGCCAGCAATGCTTTCAAGACCTGGAACAG GCGGTGGTTTTCCATACAAAACAGCCAGCTGGTCTATCAAAAGAAGTTCAAG GACTCTTTGACCGTGGTGGTGGAGGACCTGAGGCTGTGCTCAGTCAAACCATGTGAAGATAATGAGAGGAGGTTCTGCTTTGAGGTGGTTTCCCCCACtaa GAGCTGTATGCTGCAGGCTGAGTCTGAGAAGCTGCGCCAGGCTTGGATCCAGGCAGTCCAGGCAAGCATCGCTTCTGCTTACAAAGACATCGGTGAAAATTATTATATTGAG cgCTTGGACCGGACAGCCTCCCCCTCAACAAGCAGCATAGACTCTGCCAGTGAGCCCAGAGAGAAGGGGGAGAGGGCTGATAGAGGAGTTCGGGGAGGGGGGGATAGCCTTCTTCAGAGGGTACAGAGCCTGCCGGGCAATGAGCTTTGCTGCGACTGTGGCCAAACAGCTCCGTGCTGGGCTTCCATCAACCTGGGTGTGCTGCTGTGCATCGAGTGCTCAGGGATCCACAG GAGTTTAGGCGTCCATTGCTCTAAAGTGCGCTCTCTGACGTTAGACTCGTGGGAACCAGAGTTACTCAAG CTGATGTGTGAACTGGGGAACACCGTGATTAATCAGATTTATGAGGGAGGTTGTGAGGAACTAGGAGCAAAAAAACCTGGACCCTCCAGTTCAAG ACAGGAGAAAGAAGCCTGGATTAAGTCCAAATACGTGGAGAAGCGGTTCCTGAAGAAAATGAGTGGGAGTGCGGCATTGGTTGAGGGTGATAGGAAGTCCAGGCAGTGGACAGTGAAAAAGTGCCAGAGACGCAACAGCTCTGCTCGGGCGCCCAACAAAGCCCGCAGAAAATACCACCGCTACGAGCCAGGCAGCGCATCACCTGCAAACCTCTCAGCAG cagcagcaaagttTCGTCGAGACTCACTGTTCTGTCCAGATGAGCTGGACTCCCTTTTTTCCTACTTCGACACAGGCTCTGGTCCTCGTAG CCCCGCAGGTCTTAGCAGTGACAGTGGCCTGGGAGGAAGTACTGACGGCAGTACAGACATCCTGGTCTTTGGCTCAGTGGTGGACAGTGTCACAGAAGAAG AGGAGGAGTCGGAAGAGTCTTCAAGTGGTGAGGTGGAAATCGAACAGGAAGTATCTTCAGATCCTGATGACCCCAGGGAGCTACATCCTGGCGCACTTCTCCACCGATCATCCCATCTGCACAACCTGCCCCTCATGGCAGAGGCTTTGGCTCATGGTGCTGATGTACACGCTGcaagtgaggaggaggaaggcaaAACGCCACTTATACAGGCGGTGATTGGG GGATCTCTGATAGCTTGTGAGTTCCTGCTACAGAATGGAGCCGATGTAAACCAGAGGGACATGAGAGGCAGAGGGCCGCTGCACCACGCAACCTACCTGGGCCACACTGG tcAGGTGTGTCTATTCCTCAAGAGAGGAGCATCACAGACGGAGATGGATGAGCAGGGCCACGACCCCTTAAGTATCGCTGTGCAGGCTGCTAACGCAGACATCGTCACCCT ATTGCGTCTAGCACGAATGAACGAGGAGATGCGAGAGGCCGAGGCTCCACTGGGACAACCAG GGGTTGACTCGGGCAGCAGGAGAGTTAAGGCCAAGGATGTTCGGGATAGA GTGACATCTCCAGTGTTGATGTCTTTCGCGAGTTTTCTCTCCTCGCGTCTCTCCAGCCCGAGAAGTTGA
- the LOC137127001 gene encoding arf-GAP with coiled-coil, ANK repeat and PH domain-containing protein 3-like isoform X7 yields MTVDFEECIKDSPRFRAGIDDVETDVVEIEAKLDKLVKLCSGMIEAGRAYVSANKLFVNGIRDLSQQCKKEEMISECLEKCGESLQEIVNYHTILFDQAQRSIKQQLHTFIKEDVRKFKDTKKQFDRVREDMELAQVKNAQAPRNKVHEAEEATQALILSRKAFRHLALDYVLQINVLQAKKKFEILDAMLSFMRAQYTLFQQGFNILDEIDPYMKKLAEQLDQLVIDSAVEKREMEHKHALIQQRTLMQDFAYDDPRLEFNVDAPNGVVMEGYLFKRASNAFKTWNRRWFSIQNSQLVYQKKFKDSLTVVVEDLRLCSVKPCEDNERRFCFEVVSPTKSCMLQAESEKLRQAWIQAVQASIASAYKDIGENYYIERLDRTASPSTSSIDSASEPREKGERADRGVRGGGDSLLQRVQSLPGNELCCDCGQTAPCWASINLGVLLCIECSGIHRSLGVHCSKVRSLTLDSWEPELLKLMCELGNTVINQIYEGGCEELGAKKPGPSSSRQEKEAWIKSKYVEKRFLKKMSGSAALVEGDRKSRQWTVKKCQRRNSSARAPNKARRKYHRYEPGSASPANLSAAAAKFRRDSLFCPDELDSLFSYFDTGSGPRSLSSDSGLGGSTDGSTDILVFGSVVDSVTEEEEESEESSSGEVEIEQEVSSDPDDPRELHPGALLHRSSHLHNLPLMAEALAHGADVHAASEEEEGKTPLIQAVIGGSLIACEFLLQNGADVNQRDMRGRGPLHHATYLGHTGQVCLFLKRGASQTEMDEQGHDPLSIAVQAANADIVTLLRLARMNEEMREAEAPLGQPGVDSGSRRVKAKDVRDRVTSPVLMSFASFLSSRLSSPRS; encoded by the exons TGTCCCAGCAGTGCAAGAAAGAGGAGATGATTTCG GAATGCCTTGAAAAGTGTGGAGAAAGCCTCCAGGAGATCGTCAACTATCACACG ATTTTGTTTGACCAGGCTCAGCGATCGATTAAGCAGCAGCTTCATACCTTCATTAAAGA GGATGTGCGTAAATTCAAAGACACTAAGAAGCAGTTTGACCGTGTGCGTGAGGACATGGAGCTGGCCCAGGTCAAGAACGCCCAGGCACCGAGGAACAAAGTCCATGAAGCGGAGGAGGCCACACAGGCCCTTATCCTCAGCCGCAAAGCCTTCAGACACCTGGCTCTAGACTATGTACTACAG atcaaTGTGCTTCAGGCCAAAAAGAAGTTTGAAATCCTGGATGCA ATGCTGTCCTTCATGCGAGCGCAGTACACTTTATTCCAACAAGGTTTCAACATCTTGGACGAGATTGACCCCTATATGAAAAAATTGGCAGAACAG CTGGATCAGCTGGTCATTGACTCAGCAGTGGAGAAGCGAGAGATGGAGCACAAACACGCCCTCATCCAGCAAAGA ACATTGATGcag GACTTTGCATATGATGACCCCAGGCTGGAGTTTAATGTGGATGCACCCAACGGTGTGGTCATGGAGGGCTACCTCTTCAAAAGGGCCAGCAATGCTTTCAAGACCTGGAACAG GCGGTGGTTTTCCATACAAAACAGCCAGCTGGTCTATCAAAAGAAGTTCAAG GACTCTTTGACCGTGGTGGTGGAGGACCTGAGGCTGTGCTCAGTCAAACCATGTGAAGATAATGAGAGGAGGTTCTGCTTTGAGGTGGTTTCCCCCACtaa GAGCTGTATGCTGCAGGCTGAGTCTGAGAAGCTGCGCCAGGCTTGGATCCAGGCAGTCCAGGCAAGCATCGCTTCTGCTTACAAAGACATCGGTGAAAATTATTATATTGAG cgCTTGGACCGGACAGCCTCCCCCTCAACAAGCAGCATAGACTCTGCCAGTGAGCCCAGAGAGAAGGGGGAGAGGGCTGATAGAGGAGTTCGGGGAGGGGGGGATAGCCTTCTTCAGAGGGTACAGAGCCTGCCGGGCAATGAGCTTTGCTGCGACTGTGGCCAAACAGCTCCGTGCTGGGCTTCCATCAACCTGGGTGTGCTGCTGTGCATCGAGTGCTCAGGGATCCACAG GAGTTTAGGCGTCCATTGCTCTAAAGTGCGCTCTCTGACGTTAGACTCGTGGGAACCAGAGTTACTCAAG CTGATGTGTGAACTGGGGAACACCGTGATTAATCAGATTTATGAGGGAGGTTGTGAGGAACTAGGAGCAAAAAAACCTGGACCCTCCAGTTCAAG ACAGGAGAAAGAAGCCTGGATTAAGTCCAAATACGTGGAGAAGCGGTTCCTGAAGAAAATGAGTGGGAGTGCGGCATTGGTTGAGGGTGATAGGAAGTCCAGGCAGTGGACAGTGAAAAAGTGCCAGAGACGCAACAGCTCTGCTCGGGCGCCCAACAAAGCCCGCAGAAAATACCACCGCTACGAGCCAGGCAGCGCATCACCTGCAAACCTCTCAGCAG cagcagcaaagttTCGTCGAGACTCACTGTTCTGTCCAGATGAGCTGGACTCCCTTTTTTCCTACTTCGACACAGGCTCTGGTCCTCGTA GTCTTAGCAGTGACAGTGGCCTGGGAGGAAGTACTGACGGCAGTACAGACATCCTGGTCTTTGGCTCAGTGGTGGACAGTGTCACAGAAGAAG AGGAGGAGTCGGAAGAGTCTTCAAGTGGTGAGGTGGAAATCGAACAGGAAGTATCTTCAGATCCTGATGACCCCAGGGAGCTACATCCTGGCGCACTTCTCCACCGATCATCCCATCTGCACAACCTGCCCCTCATGGCAGAGGCTTTGGCTCATGGTGCTGATGTACACGCTGcaagtgaggaggaggaaggcaaAACGCCACTTATACAGGCGGTGATTGGG GGATCTCTGATAGCTTGTGAGTTCCTGCTACAGAATGGAGCCGATGTAAACCAGAGGGACATGAGAGGCAGAGGGCCGCTGCACCACGCAACCTACCTGGGCCACACTGG tcAGGTGTGTCTATTCCTCAAGAGAGGAGCATCACAGACGGAGATGGATGAGCAGGGCCACGACCCCTTAAGTATCGCTGTGCAGGCTGCTAACGCAGACATCGTCACCCT ATTGCGTCTAGCACGAATGAACGAGGAGATGCGAGAGGCCGAGGCTCCACTGGGACAACCAG GGGTTGACTCGGGCAGCAGGAGAGTTAAGGCCAAGGATGTTCGGGATAGA GTGACATCTCCAGTGTTGATGTCTTTCGCGAGTTTTCTCTCCTCGCGTCTCTCCAGCCCGAGAAGTTGA
- the LOC137127001 gene encoding arf-GAP with coiled-coil, ANK repeat and PH domain-containing protein 3-like isoform X8: MTVDFEECIKDSPRFRAGIDDVETDVVEIEAKLDKLVKLCSGMIEAGRAYVSANKLFVNGIRDLSQQCKKEEMISECLEKCGESLQEIVNYHTILFDQAQRSIKQQLHTFIKEDVRKFKDTKKQFDRVREDMELAQVKNAQAPRNKVHEAEEATQALILSRKAFRHLALDYVLQINVLQAKKKFEILDAMLSFMRAQYTLFQQGFNILDEIDPYMKKLAEQLDQLVIDSAVEKREMEHKHALIQQRTLMQDFAYDDPRLEFNVDAPNGVVMEGYLFKRASNAFKTWNRRWFSIQNSQLVYQKKFKDSLTVVVEDLRLCSVKPCEDNERRFCFEVVSPTKSCMLQAESEKLRQAWIQAVQASIASAYKDIGENYYIERLDRTASPSTSSIDSASEPREKGERADRGVRGGGDSLLQRVQSLPGNELCCDCGQTAPCWASINLGVLLCIECSGIHRSLGVHCSKVRSLTLDSWEPELLKLMCELGNTVINQIYEGGCEELGAKKPGPSSSRQEKEAWIKSKYVEKRFLKKMSGSAALVEGDRKSRQWTVKKCQRRNSSARAPNKARRKYHRYEPGSASPANLSAAAAAKFRRDSLFCPDELDSLFSYFDTGSGPRSLSSDSGLGGSTDGSTDILVFGSVVDSVTEEEEESEESSSGEVEIEQEVSSDPDDPRELHPGALLHRSSHLHNLPLMAEALAHGADVHAASEEEEGKTPLIQAVIGGSLIACEFLLQNGADVNQRDMRGRGPLHHATYLGHTGQVCLFLKRGASQTEMDEQGHDPLSIAVQAANADIVTLLRLARMNEEMREAEAPLGQPGQYPSSSPTEQQYRKCIQEFICLTIEEC, encoded by the exons TGTCCCAGCAGTGCAAGAAAGAGGAGATGATTTCG GAATGCCTTGAAAAGTGTGGAGAAAGCCTCCAGGAGATCGTCAACTATCACACG ATTTTGTTTGACCAGGCTCAGCGATCGATTAAGCAGCAGCTTCATACCTTCATTAAAGA GGATGTGCGTAAATTCAAAGACACTAAGAAGCAGTTTGACCGTGTGCGTGAGGACATGGAGCTGGCCCAGGTCAAGAACGCCCAGGCACCGAGGAACAAAGTCCATGAAGCGGAGGAGGCCACACAGGCCCTTATCCTCAGCCGCAAAGCCTTCAGACACCTGGCTCTAGACTATGTACTACAG atcaaTGTGCTTCAGGCCAAAAAGAAGTTTGAAATCCTGGATGCA ATGCTGTCCTTCATGCGAGCGCAGTACACTTTATTCCAACAAGGTTTCAACATCTTGGACGAGATTGACCCCTATATGAAAAAATTGGCAGAACAG CTGGATCAGCTGGTCATTGACTCAGCAGTGGAGAAGCGAGAGATGGAGCACAAACACGCCCTCATCCAGCAAAGA ACATTGATGcag GACTTTGCATATGATGACCCCAGGCTGGAGTTTAATGTGGATGCACCCAACGGTGTGGTCATGGAGGGCTACCTCTTCAAAAGGGCCAGCAATGCTTTCAAGACCTGGAACAG GCGGTGGTTTTCCATACAAAACAGCCAGCTGGTCTATCAAAAGAAGTTCAAG GACTCTTTGACCGTGGTGGTGGAGGACCTGAGGCTGTGCTCAGTCAAACCATGTGAAGATAATGAGAGGAGGTTCTGCTTTGAGGTGGTTTCCCCCACtaa GAGCTGTATGCTGCAGGCTGAGTCTGAGAAGCTGCGCCAGGCTTGGATCCAGGCAGTCCAGGCAAGCATCGCTTCTGCTTACAAAGACATCGGTGAAAATTATTATATTGAG cgCTTGGACCGGACAGCCTCCCCCTCAACAAGCAGCATAGACTCTGCCAGTGAGCCCAGAGAGAAGGGGGAGAGGGCTGATAGAGGAGTTCGGGGAGGGGGGGATAGCCTTCTTCAGAGGGTACAGAGCCTGCCGGGCAATGAGCTTTGCTGCGACTGTGGCCAAACAGCTCCGTGCTGGGCTTCCATCAACCTGGGTGTGCTGCTGTGCATCGAGTGCTCAGGGATCCACAG GAGTTTAGGCGTCCATTGCTCTAAAGTGCGCTCTCTGACGTTAGACTCGTGGGAACCAGAGTTACTCAAG CTGATGTGTGAACTGGGGAACACCGTGATTAATCAGATTTATGAGGGAGGTTGTGAGGAACTAGGAGCAAAAAAACCTGGACCCTCCAGTTCAAG ACAGGAGAAAGAAGCCTGGATTAAGTCCAAATACGTGGAGAAGCGGTTCCTGAAGAAAATGAGTGGGAGTGCGGCATTGGTTGAGGGTGATAGGAAGTCCAGGCAGTGGACAGTGAAAAAGTGCCAGAGACGCAACAGCTCTGCTCGGGCGCCCAACAAAGCCCGCAGAAAATACCACCGCTACGAGCCAGGCAGCGCATCACCTGCAAACCTCTCAGCAG cagcagcagcaaagttTCGTCGAGACTCACTGTTCTGTCCAGATGAGCTGGACTCCCTTTTTTCCTACTTCGACACAGGCTCTGGTCCTCGTA GTCTTAGCAGTGACAGTGGCCTGGGAGGAAGTACTGACGGCAGTACAGACATCCTGGTCTTTGGCTCAGTGGTGGACAGTGTCACAGAAGAAG AGGAGGAGTCGGAAGAGTCTTCAAGTGGTGAGGTGGAAATCGAACAGGAAGTATCTTCAGATCCTGATGACCCCAGGGAGCTACATCCTGGCGCACTTCTCCACCGATCATCCCATCTGCACAACCTGCCCCTCATGGCAGAGGCTTTGGCTCATGGTGCTGATGTACACGCTGcaagtgaggaggaggaaggcaaAACGCCACTTATACAGGCGGTGATTGGG GGATCTCTGATAGCTTGTGAGTTCCTGCTACAGAATGGAGCCGATGTAAACCAGAGGGACATGAGAGGCAGAGGGCCGCTGCACCACGCAACCTACCTGGGCCACACTGG tcAGGTGTGTCTATTCCTCAAGAGAGGAGCATCACAGACGGAGATGGATGAGCAGGGCCACGACCCCTTAAGTATCGCTGTGCAGGCTGCTAACGCAGACATCGTCACCCT ATTGCGTCTAGCACGAATGAACGAGGAGATGCGAGAGGCCGAGGCTCCACTGGGACAACCAGGTCAATATCCCAGCAGTAGCCCCACTGAACAGCAGTATAGGAAGTGCATCCAGGAATTCATCTGCCTTACCATAGAAGAATGCTAG
- the LOC137127001 gene encoding arf-GAP with coiled-coil, ANK repeat and PH domain-containing protein 3-like isoform X1: MTVDFEECIKDSPRFRAGIDDVETDVVEIEAKLDKLVKLCSGMIEAGRAYVSANKLFVNGIRDLSQQCKKEEMISECLEKCGESLQEIVNYHTILFDQAQRSIKQQLHTFIKEDVRKFKDTKKQFDRVREDMELAQVKNAQAPRNKVHEAEEATQALILSRKAFRHLALDYVLQINVLQAKKKFEILDAMLSFMRAQYTLFQQGFNILDEIDPYMKKLAEQLDQLVIDSAVEKREMEHKHALIQQRTLMQDFAYDDPRLEFNVDAPNGVVMEGYLFKRASNAFKTWNRRWFSIQNSQLVYQKKFKDSLTVVVEDLRLCSVKPCEDNERRFCFEVVSPTKSCMLQAESEKLRQAWIQAVQASIASAYKDIGENYYIESLCVSVQRLDRTASPSTSSIDSASEPREKGERADRGVRGGGDSLLQRVQSLPGNELCCDCGQTAPCWASINLGVLLCIECSGIHRSLGVHCSKVRSLTLDSWEPELLKLMCELGNTVINQIYEGGCEELGAKKPGPSSSRQEKEAWIKSKYVEKRFLKKMSGSAALVEGDRKSRQWTVKKCQRRNSSARAPNKARRKYHRYEPGSASPANLSAAAAAKFRRDSLFCPDELDSLFSYFDTGSGPRSPAGLSSDSGLGGSTDGSTDILVFGSVVDSVTEEEEESEESSSGEVEIEQEVSSDPDDPRELHPGALLHRSSHLHNLPLMAEALAHGADVHAASEEEEGKTPLIQAVIGGSLIACEFLLQNGADVNQRDMRGRGPLHHATYLGHTGQVCLFLKRGASQTEMDEQGHDPLSIAVQAANADIVTLLRLARMNEEMREAEAPLGQPGVDSGSRRVKAKDVRDRVTSPVLMSFASFLSSRLSSPRS; the protein is encoded by the exons TGTCCCAGCAGTGCAAGAAAGAGGAGATGATTTCG GAATGCCTTGAAAAGTGTGGAGAAAGCCTCCAGGAGATCGTCAACTATCACACG ATTTTGTTTGACCAGGCTCAGCGATCGATTAAGCAGCAGCTTCATACCTTCATTAAAGA GGATGTGCGTAAATTCAAAGACACTAAGAAGCAGTTTGACCGTGTGCGTGAGGACATGGAGCTGGCCCAGGTCAAGAACGCCCAGGCACCGAGGAACAAAGTCCATGAAGCGGAGGAGGCCACACAGGCCCTTATCCTCAGCCGCAAAGCCTTCAGACACCTGGCTCTAGACTATGTACTACAG atcaaTGTGCTTCAGGCCAAAAAGAAGTTTGAAATCCTGGATGCA ATGCTGTCCTTCATGCGAGCGCAGTACACTTTATTCCAACAAGGTTTCAACATCTTGGACGAGATTGACCCCTATATGAAAAAATTGGCAGAACAG CTGGATCAGCTGGTCATTGACTCAGCAGTGGAGAAGCGAGAGATGGAGCACAAACACGCCCTCATCCAGCAAAGA ACATTGATGcag GACTTTGCATATGATGACCCCAGGCTGGAGTTTAATGTGGATGCACCCAACGGTGTGGTCATGGAGGGCTACCTCTTCAAAAGGGCCAGCAATGCTTTCAAGACCTGGAACAG GCGGTGGTTTTCCATACAAAACAGCCAGCTGGTCTATCAAAAGAAGTTCAAG GACTCTTTGACCGTGGTGGTGGAGGACCTGAGGCTGTGCTCAGTCAAACCATGTGAAGATAATGAGAGGAGGTTCTGCTTTGAGGTGGTTTCCCCCACtaa GAGCTGTATGCTGCAGGCTGAGTCTGAGAAGCTGCGCCAGGCTTGGATCCAGGCAGTCCAGGCAAGCATCGCTTCTGCTTACAAAGACATCGGTGAAAATTATTATATTGAG tctctgtgtgtttctgtgcagcgCTTGGACCGGACAGCCTCCCCCTCAACAAGCAGCATAGACTCTGCCAGTGAGCCCAGAGAGAAGGGGGAGAGGGCTGATAGAGGAGTTCGGGGAGGGGGGGATAGCCTTCTTCAGAGGGTACAGAGCCTGCCGGGCAATGAGCTTTGCTGCGACTGTGGCCAAACAGCTCCGTGCTGGGCTTCCATCAACCTGGGTGTGCTGCTGTGCATCGAGTGCTCAGGGATCCACAG GAGTTTAGGCGTCCATTGCTCTAAAGTGCGCTCTCTGACGTTAGACTCGTGGGAACCAGAGTTACTCAAG CTGATGTGTGAACTGGGGAACACCGTGATTAATCAGATTTATGAGGGAGGTTGTGAGGAACTAGGAGCAAAAAAACCTGGACCCTCCAGTTCAAG ACAGGAGAAAGAAGCCTGGATTAAGTCCAAATACGTGGAGAAGCGGTTCCTGAAGAAAATGAGTGGGAGTGCGGCATTGGTTGAGGGTGATAGGAAGTCCAGGCAGTGGACAGTGAAAAAGTGCCAGAGACGCAACAGCTCTGCTCGGGCGCCCAACAAAGCCCGCAGAAAATACCACCGCTACGAGCCAGGCAGCGCATCACCTGCAAACCTCTCAGCAG cagcagcagcaaagttTCGTCGAGACTCACTGTTCTGTCCAGATGAGCTGGACTCCCTTTTTTCCTACTTCGACACAGGCTCTGGTCCTCGTAG CCCCGCAGGTCTTAGCAGTGACAGTGGCCTGGGAGGAAGTACTGACGGCAGTACAGACATCCTGGTCTTTGGCTCAGTGGTGGACAGTGTCACAGAAGAAG AGGAGGAGTCGGAAGAGTCTTCAAGTGGTGAGGTGGAAATCGAACAGGAAGTATCTTCAGATCCTGATGACCCCAGGGAGCTACATCCTGGCGCACTTCTCCACCGATCATCCCATCTGCACAACCTGCCCCTCATGGCAGAGGCTTTGGCTCATGGTGCTGATGTACACGCTGcaagtgaggaggaggaaggcaaAACGCCACTTATACAGGCGGTGATTGGG GGATCTCTGATAGCTTGTGAGTTCCTGCTACAGAATGGAGCCGATGTAAACCAGAGGGACATGAGAGGCAGAGGGCCGCTGCACCACGCAACCTACCTGGGCCACACTGG tcAGGTGTGTCTATTCCTCAAGAGAGGAGCATCACAGACGGAGATGGATGAGCAGGGCCACGACCCCTTAAGTATCGCTGTGCAGGCTGCTAACGCAGACATCGTCACCCT ATTGCGTCTAGCACGAATGAACGAGGAGATGCGAGAGGCCGAGGCTCCACTGGGACAACCAG GGGTTGACTCGGGCAGCAGGAGAGTTAAGGCCAAGGATGTTCGGGATAGA GTGACATCTCCAGTGTTGATGTCTTTCGCGAGTTTTCTCTCCTCGCGTCTCTCCAGCCCGAGAAGTTGA